The DNA sequence GACGTCCGCCCAAAGCGAGTCCGGAGGTCGGGCGGGGTGCGGCTGGCGGCTAGGAGCCGGACGCGCGCAGCTTTTCCAGGGCCGCCATCTCCGCCTTTCCCAACTCCCGCCACTCCCCGCGAGCGAGGCCCCGAAACCGGATGGGACCGAAGCGCACGCGCTCGAGCCGGCGCACCGGGTGGCCGACCGCCCGGCACATCCGCCGCACCTCCCGCTTGCGCCCTTCCGTCAGGACCAGTTCGAGGACGGCGCACGGCGGATCGCGAGCCAGCACGCGGGCGCGCCTCGCCCGCGCGACGCCGTCCTCCAGCTTCACCCCGGACACCAGACGTCTGAGAGCGGCGGCCGAGGGAGTTCCGGTGACCCGCGCCCGGTATTCGCGCTCGACGCGGTAGCGGGGATGCGCGAGCAGGTGCGCCACCTCCCCGTCGTTGGTGAAGAGCAGCAACCCCTCGGTGGCCTGGTCCAGCCGGCCCACATGAATGAGCCCGCGCAGCGATTCGGGCAGCAGATCGTACACGGTGTCGCGGCCCCGGTCGTCGCGGCGCGTGGTGAGGAATCCCGCCGGCTTGTTCAGCATCACCCAGCGGACCGGTCCCGGCCGCACGCGGGCACCGTCGACGACCACTTCGTCGACTTCCGGGCGCACGCGCGTTCCGAGCACGGTCGCCGTCCGGCCGTTCACCCGCACCCGTCCCGAAACGATCAGCGCTTCGGCCCGGCGGCGCGAGGCGACGCCCGCCCGGGCGATGAACTTCTGCAGCCGCTCGCCTCGATCCGGCCCGGTGACGGCGTCCGCTGGCCCGGTCACTCGGCGGCCGGCTGCTCCTCTGCCGGCTCGACCTCGAGCGGCCCCGGCTCCCGGAGCACGACCGGGAGCTCCGCCGGTCGCGGCAGCTCGTCGAGCGACTGCAGGCCGAAGTGTTCGAGAAAGTGACCGGTGGTCCCGTAGAGAAGCGGTCTGCCGATCCCTTCTCCGCGTCCGGTGACTTCGATCAGGTCGCGGTCGACGAGGGTGCGAATCACGCCCGCGCAGTTCACCCCGCGGATGTACTCCATCTCGATGCGGCCCACGGGCTGGCGGTAGGCGACGATGGCCAGCGTCTCCAGCGCCGGCCTGGAGAGGCGTGCCGGCCGCGGTACCGTGTCGAATCGCTCCAGGTAGGGCGCGAACTCCGGGCGGGTCAGCAACTGATGCCCGCCGGCGATCTCCACCAGTTGGAAGGCCCGTTCGCCATCGTCGTACTCGCGCCCGAGCGCCGCGATGGCCTCGGCGACCACGTCTTCGTCGAGGCTCTCGTCCGCGCGCGCGATCTCCTCCGCGGTCAGCGGGGCATCGCTCGAGAACAGGATCGCCTCGACCACCTGCGCCGGGTTCACGCAGCTTCCCCGCCGGCGTTCTCGGATTCCACCGCCGAGGCAGCCCGCCGATAGAGCCAGAGCTCGGCGAAGGGCCGGGTCTGGCGCAGGCGCACCTGTCGGCGGCGGGCGAGTTCGAGCCCGGCCAGCAGCGTCATGACCCCGTGCATGCGCGCGCGCCAGGAGCCGATCAGGCGGGAGAACTCGATGCGCCCGACGGCGCGCAGCCGATCGCGGATCAGGGCGATCTTCTCCTCCATCGACACCAGGCGGGTCTGTACGCGGGGGGGGACATGGGGCCGCGGAAGCTCGACTGCGAGCGCGGCTTCCCAAACCTCGTCCCACGTCGTGTCCAGCGGCGTGTCACGGGGCGCGGGGCGCGGACGCGGCGGCACGTAGCCCTTCGCCCAGCGGCGCATCCTGCGCGCCTCCATGATCTCCAGCCGGGACGAGATCTCGCGTACCTGCTCGTACTCCAGCAGACGCCGGACCAGCTCGGCGCGGGGATCCTCGTCCTCCTCCTCCCTGCGGTGCGGAAGCAGCAGGCGCGCCTTGATGCCGATCAGGATTGCGGCCATCTCGACGAACTCCCCGGCGCCCTCGAGTTCCTCCGCCCCGATCCCGCCGACGACCTTCAGGAACTGGTCGGTGATGGTGGCGACGGGGATGTCGAAGATGTCGATGTCCTGCTGCCGGATGAGGTGCAGCAGCAGGTCCAGTGGCCCCTGGAAGCGCTCCAGCGCGACCACGAACAGCTCCCGGCGCTCTCTCGCGGCGACGTCGAAGGGTGTCAGAGCCACAGGTCGATGAAGTCCTGGGCCGCTCCCATGAAAAAGCGAACCGGTGCCAGGACGATGGAGAAGAACGGACCCGGGAACAGGAAGAACACGGCGAGGAGGATGAGCATGCCGTAGCGTCCCAGACGACGGTAGGCGACGCCGAGGCGCGTGGGCAGCAGGTGGTAGAGGACGTGAGATCCGTCGAGGGGCGGGATGGGGACCAGGTTGAAGAACGCGAGCACGAGATTGATCAGGATGCCCAGCTCCGCGATGCGCACCGCCACGTCCATCGCCCCGGCCAGTGCCCCGCCGCTCACCTGAGCGGTCTTCACCAGCAGGGCGGCGAGCAGGGTGAACCCGACCGCCAGGATCAGGTTGGCGGCGATGCCGGCCAGCGATACGCGGATGTCGCCGCCCCGGTAGTTGTGATACTTGCGGGGGTTGACGGGCACCGGCTTCGCCCAGCCGAAGAGGAACCCGGCGTTCATGAAGTAGAGGCCGAGCGGCACCAGGATCGACCCGATGAGATCGATGTGCGGGAGCGGGTTGAGAGTTATGCGCCCGAGCGTGTAGGCGGTGTCGTCGCCCTCGCGCAGCGCGACCCAGGCGTGCGCGACTTCGTGGACGATGATGGATAGGAGCAGGACGGGAATCAGCAGGAGAATGTCCATTGCACCCGGAAGCTACCCGCGGGTGCACCCGACCGCTACCCGGTTGATTCCCAAGGCGCATTTGGGTATCCTCCGCAGCTTGCAGAAGAAGGACCGCACGATCCGGGGAACAGGATGCCGAACGTCAAGAGCGCGATAAAGCGGATGAACAAGAGTCGGGAGCAGAACGCCCGCAACCGCGCGAAGCGCTCCCGTCTGCGCACAGCGCTCAAGAAGGTGCGCGAAGCCACCGATGCCGAAACCGCCCAGACCTGTTTTCGCGAGGCCCAGGTCCTGCTGGATCGGGCCGCAACGTCCCGCCTGCTGCACCCGAACGCCGTCGCCCGCATGAAGAGCGCGCTGGCACGTCAGGTGAACTCCCTGGGTTGAGGTAAGCCCCCGGGGCTTTCTTGCCCCATCGCCTCCGCGCCCCAAGCTTTCCCGTGCACTTGTTGTCGGCGCATGGGGCCGCACCACGCCTCCGGCCACCGATGTCGTCGATCCGGCCCGGAGCGCACCCATGACGACCTCGCCCACCCCGCAGGACCGCTCGGCACGCATTCCTCCCGCCCTTGCCTTCTGTTGCTTCCTGGCCATCGCGGTCGTCTTCGGCCTTCTGTTCGCGACCTCGGCGGCTACGCCGCAGGAGTGGCGGCACCACGGGGGCAACCCGGCCGAGACCTACTACAGCACGCTCGACCAGATCGACGCCGCCAACGTTGCCGGGCTTGAGGTCGCGTGGAGCTGGGAGATTCCCAAGGCCGGCGCCCGGATCGAAGCCACGCCTCTGATCGCCGACGGCGTCCTCTACGCGACGGGCCCGTTCAGCGTGGTCTTCGCGCTGGATGCCGCCACGGGCGACGAGATCTGGCGCTGGGACCCCGGCATTCCCACCGAGGACCGCGGCGGCCCGCGCACCTGCTGCGGCGACGTCAACCGGGGCGCCGCGCTGCACGGCGACAAGGTCATCGCGGGGCTCCTGGACGGGCGGCTGGTTGCGCTCAACCGGGCGGACGGATCGATCGCGTGGTCAACGCAGACCACCCCTCCCGGGTCCGACTATTCCGTAACCGGCGCGCCCCGGGTCATGGGCGACATCGTGGTCATCGGCAACGCCGGCGCGGAGTACGGGGTGCGCGGCTACGTCACCGCCTACGATGCCGACACGGGGGAGCAGCTTTGGCGGACCTACACCGTCCCCGGCAACCCGGCGCTCGGGTTCGAGAGCGACGCCATGCGGGCCGCGGCCGAGACCTGGACGGGCGAGTGGTGGATCGTCGGAGGCGGCGGCACCGTGTGGGACGGGATGGCCGCCGACCCCGATGCCGGCCTCCTGTACATCGGCACCGGCAACGGATCGCCCTGGAGCCGCGACAACCGCAGCCCCGGCGGCGGCGACAACCTCTACCTCTCCTCGATTCTCGCTCTCGACCCCGCGGACGGCGCCCTGCGCTGGCACTACCAGACCACCCCCGGCGACGACTGGGACTACACCGCCACCCAGCCGCTGATGCTGCTGGACCTGACCATCGACGGGCGCGAGCGCGAGGTCATCGTCCAGGCGCCCAAGAACGGCTTCTTCTACGTCATCGACCGGCATACCGGTGAGTTCATCTCCGCCGAAGCCTTCGCCGACGACCTCACCTGGGCCACCCACGTCGACCCGGAGACCGGCCGCCCGGTGGAGACCCCGGAGGCGCGTTACGGCAAGACGGGCGCGGTGTGGCTGTCGCCCAGCCCCGGCGGCGCGCACAACTGGCATCCCATGTCGTGGAATCCGGAGACCGGCCTCGTCTATCTGCCCGCCAGGAACAACATCTCCTTCTTCGAGAAGGAAGAGGGTTTCGAGTACACCGCAGGCGTCTGGAACACCGGCACCGTGCGCGGCGCCGACGCCGGTCCCCGTCCCGAGCGCCCGCCGCTCAAGGGCCCCGCCAACCTGCTTCTGGCCTGGGATCCCGCCGAGAACCGGGAAGTCTGGCGCGTGCCGGCGGAGGGAGGTCACGGCGGCACGGTGTCCACCGGCGGCGGCCTGGTGTTCTGGGGCACCGGTTCGCGGCTGGTGGCCCTCGACGCCCACGATGGGCGGGAGCTCTGGGCGACGGAACTGGACGGGCGTCCCGGCTCTCCGGTGACCTACTCCGCAGGCGGGCGACAGTACGTGGTGATCGGTTCCGGGCAGGCGAGCGGGAGGGTCCTCCCGCGGCTGTGGGCGTTCGCGCTGCCGGAAGGGTCTGCCCGTTAGCCTCCGTCCCTCCAGACGACCTCCCCGCGGACGACGGTCATCACAGCCTTCCCGGTGAGTTCCAGCCCGGAGAAGGGCGTGTTGCGGCTCTTGGAGAGGAAGCGCGCCGGGTCCACGGCCCAGGTGCGGGCGGGGTCGATCAGGGTCACGTCGGCCACGCTGCCCGGGACCAGGGTTCCACCCGGCAGGTTGAAGGCGCGCGCGGGTGAGAGGCTCATGCGCTCGATGGCCGTCGGGAGGTCGATGACGCCCTCGCCGACCAGATGGGTGAGCACGAGCCCGACCGCGGTCTCCAGCCCCACGATGCCGAAGGGCGCGTCGTCGAAGGCGGACTCCTTCTCGTCGTAGTGGTGGGGGGCGTGGTCGGTCGCGATCACGTCCAGGGTGCCGTCGGCGAGGCCCGCGCGCACGGCGGCCACGTCCGCGTCGGTGCGGAGCGGCGGGTTCATCTTGGCGTCGGTGCGGTACCCCTCCACCGCCGCTTCGGTGAGGATGAGGTGGTGCGGGGACGCCTCCGCGGTCGCGCGCACCCCGCGCGCCTTCGCCTGCCGGATCGCTTCGACTCCCCACGCTGTGGAGACGTGCTGGAGGTGGATGCGGCCACCGGTGAGTTCGGCCAGCAGCAGGTCGCGTACGATGTGGATGTCCTCCGACGCGTTGGGCTTGCCCACCAGGCCGAGGCGGGCGGACACGAGACCTTCGTTCATGCTGCCGTCGCGTGAGAGACCCAGGTCCTCGGGGTGGTCGGCGACCGGAATGCCGAACGGCAGGGCGTACTCGAGCGCGAGCCGCATCAGCCCTGAGTCCATGACCGGATGGCCGTCGTCGGTGATGCCGACCGCGCCCGCCGCCACCATCTCGCCGATCTCCGCCAGCCTCTTCCCTTCCTGGCGGACGGAGATGGCCCCCAGCGGGTAGACGCGCGCGCCTCCCGCCCGCCGCCCTTCCGCCACCACGAAGCCCACCGAGGCGGGATCGTCGATGGGCGGGCTGGTGTTGGGCATCGCGCACACGGAGGTGAAGCCCCCCGCGGCTGCGGCGCGCGCGCCGGTGGCGATGGTCTCCTTGTGCTCCCCGCCCGGCTCGCGCAGGTGCACGTGCACGTCGATCAGGCCGGGCGCGACCACCAGCCCGCCCGCCTCCACGACCTGCGCATCGGCCGGACCCTCCACCCTGCCACCGCACTCGGCCACCCGCCCGCCAAGCAGAAGCAGGTCGCCGGTGGCGTCCATGCCCGCGGCCGGGTCGATGATCCTCCCTCCACGAATCCACAGCGGGCGCGGGCTCACGCGACCTCCTCCGCCTTGGCCGCCTCGGCCTTCTCGGGCCGCCCGCCCGCCAGCAGGTAGAGCACGGCCATGCGCACCGCCACCCCGTTGGTCACCTGCTCGAGGATCACCGAGTGGGGGCCATCGGCCACGTCGCTGTCGATCTCCACCCCCCGGTTCATGGGTCCCGGGTGCAGGATGAGGAGCGGCTCGGGCGCCGCCGCCAGCCGCGCGCGCGAGACCCCCCAGATGCGGTTGTACTCGCGCAGGCTGGGCACGAAGCCGGCTTCCATGCGCTCGAGCTGGAGGCGCAGCACGTTCAGGGCGTGAGCCCACTCGATCGCCTCCTCCACGCGATGAAAGATGCGCACCCCGAGTTCGCGCATGTGCGGCGGGATCAGCGTCGGAGGACCGCACACGCCGACTTCGGCGCCCAGCGTCAGCAGTCCGAAGATGTTGGAGCGGGCCACCCGCGAGTGGCGCACGTCCCCCACGATGCACACCCGCCGGCCGGCGATGGCGCCCAGGTGGTCGCGCAGCGTAAGCATGTCCAGCAGCGCCTGGGTGGGGTGCTCGTGGGCGCCGTCCCCCGCGTTGATCACGCTGGAGGGAATGCGCTCCGCCAGGAAGCGGGCCGCGCCCGACGCCCAGTGCCGCATCACCACCATGTCGATCTTCATGGCCTCGAGGTTGCGGGCGGTGTCCACCAGCGTCTCTCCCTTCGCCACCGACGAGCGGCTCGCGCCGATGTTGACGGTATCCGCCGCAAGGCGCTTCTCCGCAAACTCGAACGATATGCGTGTACGCGTGGACGCCTCGAAGAAGAGGTTGACGATGGTAATCCCGCGCAGGGTCGGCACCTTCTTGATGCGCCGCTCTGAGATTTCCTTGAACGGCTCCGCGGTGTCGAGGATGCTGGTGATCTGCCGGGCGCTGAGATGTTCGATGCCGACGAGGTCCTTGCCCAGCGCCGGAGCAGCGGCGGCGGAACGGCTCACGCAGCCTCCGGCGATGTCGTGACGACGTCCACGCCGAGCACCCCGTCGATGTCGGGCACCAGGACGTCGACGCGCTGATGCGGGAGCACCGTCACCGCCCGGCCCACGATGTCGGGCTGGATGGGCAGTTCGCGGCCCGCGCGGTCCACGAGGGCGCAGTAGTAGATGCGGGACGCGCGCCCCCAATCCATCAGCTCGTTCATGGCGGCGCGGGCGGTGCGCCCCGTGAAGATGACGTCGTCCACGACCACCACCGCGCGGTTGTCGATGCCTCCCGGGGGCAGCTTCGACTCACCGATCACGGGCCTGGGCCCGATCGCCATCAGGTCGTCACGGTACAGGGTGATGTCGATGGACCCGCGGGGCACGCGGACGCCGGCCGCGCGTTCGATCTCGTCCTGCAGCAGCCGCGCGATCTGGACGCCCCGGCGGTGGATCCCCATCAGCGCGAGGCGCTCCGTTCCCTCGTTGCGCTCCAGGATCTCGCGCGCCATGCGGGCGATCGCCCGTCCCACTGCGTCTTCTCGCATGATCGGGATGCGGAACTGATTGGGCATGGTCGGCTGTTGCGTTCGGTCGCGGAAACTCGGGGCCGAAGATACGGGCGCATGTTCGCCGGTGGCAACGCTCCCCGTGCCGCGATACCTTGCCAGCGGCTGTTCCCGACAGCCGCGCGCGGGTCTCCGGGCGCCCGCGCCCGGTCATCTCCCAATCCCTTGCGAGGACTCCCGATGCGGCGCATACCGTTCGCTCTCCTGCTCGTCCTGTCGATCCTGACTTCCGGTGCCGGCCGCCTCGTGGCCCAGGAGGTCGAAGAGTATCCGGCCGTCGTCATGGGAGGATTGCCGTTCACGCTCACGCTGGCGGGTGCACCCGAAGAGTCGAGCTGGTTCGAGGTCCGCTCCGCCGGCGGCACCCTGCTTCGCTCCGGCGCCGTCGACGCCGGCCAGTCGCTGGCGGTGGCCGATCTGTTCGTGGAGTCGCGGGCGGATCTGCCCCTGGAGGTGCGCGTGGGCGCGGCGACCGAGACCGTGGAGGCGCACTACGCACCCGCGTGGTATTCCATCGTGCCGCCGCTGGTCGCCATCCTGCTCGCACTGATCTTCCGCGAGGTGCTGGCCGCGCTGTTCGCGGGGGTCTGGCTGGGCGCGCTGGCGGTGGCGGGCTTCAACCCGCTCGCCGCCACCTGGCGCACGGTGGACACCTTCATCGTGCCCGCGCTGGCCGACGATTCGGGGCAGACGCAGATCGTGGTGTTCTCGCTATTGCTTGGCGGGATGGTGGGCATCATCGCCCGCAACGGGGGCACGCTCGGCATCGTCGAGGCCGTGTCGCCGGTCGCCACCACGCCGCGCCGGGGGAAGCTCGCCACCTGGCTCGCGGGGCTGACCATATTCTTCGACGACTACGCCAACACCCTGATCGTGGGCACCACCATGCGCCCCATCACCGACCGGCTCCGCATCTCCCGGGAGAAGCTGGCGTACCTGGTCGACTCGACGGCGGCGCCGGTGGCGGCCATCGTCCCGATCTCGACATGGGTCGGCTACGAAATATCGCTCATCGACCAGGGGCTGCAGCTCGCGGCGGAGCAGCACGCGTCCACGAACCCGGAGCTCGCTGCGTCGCTCACGTCGTCGAGCGCCTTCGCCGTGTTCCTCAGCACCATCCCGTACCTCTTCTATCCCCTGCTGGCGCTGGTCTTCGTGGCGCTGGTGAGCTACACCAACCGGGACCTGGGCGAGATGGCGACGGCGGAGCGGCGCGCCGCCACAGGGGGGGGATTGACCCGGCCCGGATCGACCCCGGTCACCGACACGACGGACACGCTGCTGCAACCGGTCGAGGGCGCCCCGCGGCGGTGGTGGAACGCCGCCCTTCCCGTGCTCACCGTCGTCCTCACCGTGCTGATCGGCTTGTACGTGTCCGGAAGCGCGGCGACAGGTCCGGGAGCGCCGCTGATGGACATCCTGGGGCAGGCGGATCCCTACGCCACCCTGCTGTGGGGTTCGCTGGCGGGGTGCCTGATGGCGATGGCCCTGTCGCTGGGACAGCGCATCCTCACGCTGCAGGAGACCCTGTCGTCCCTGGTCGCGGGGATGAAGGCGATGATGACCGCGATGCTGGTCCTCGTCTTCGCCTGGTCGCTGGGGGCAATCACGGGGGAGATCGGGACCGCGGATTTTCTGGCCCGGATCCTGGGGGATGCCATTCCCTTCGAGCTGATCCCCGTGCTGGTGTTCACCACCGCAGCCGCCATGGCGTTCGCAACCGGCACCTCGTTTGCGACCATGGCCATCCTGATCCCGCTGGTGATCCCCCTGACCATCACCCTCGGGGGAAGCGTCGGCTTCGACGGAGGCAGCGCGGAGGTCATCCTGCTCGGGGCGACCGGATCGGTGCTGGCGGGCGCCATCTTCGGAGACCACTGCTCGCCCATCTCCGACACGACCGTGCTCTCCTCCACGGCGTCCGGCTGCGACCACATCGATCACGTGCGCACGCAGCTGCCCTATGCCCTGCTGGTTGGCGTGGTGGGCATGGCGCTCGGCAACGTCGGCACCGCATACGGCCTGCCGCCGTGGCTGGCGCTGTTGCTCGGCGTGGCCGTGCTGTGGGCCGTCCTGCGCTTCCGGGGAACGTCGGTCGAGGCGGGGGTGCCGGGACAGGGGTAGCCCACGCGCCCCGTCGGCGGGCGCCCCTCCCCTAGCGGCGCGCCCTGAAGAACGACCGCAGCAGCTCCCCGGAGGGCTCCGCGAGCACCCCTGGCGTGAGCTCGACCGAGTGGTTGAGACGCGGATCCTGGACCAGGTTGTCCAGGCTGCCCGCCATCCCCGCCTTGGGGTCGGAGGCCCCGAAGACCAGGCGCGTGACGCGCGCGAGGACGATGGCGCCGGCGCACTGCGCGCAGGGCTCGAGGGTCACGAAGAGCGTGGCGCCCGGCAGGATCCTGAGCCCGAGCCTGCGGGCGGCCGCACGCAACACCACGACTTCCGCGTGCGCGGTGGGATCCGCATCGGCGCGCGTCCGGTTATGCCCCTCGGCCACGACCTGGCCGTCCAGCACCAGGACGGCTCCAACGGGGACCTCGGAGCGAGCTTCCGCCAGCCGGGCCATCTCCAGCGCGCGAGCCATGAAGGCCTGGTCCCCGGGCCGGCAAGTACTCGTCCCACGTGAAGAGCCGACAGCCACTGAACTGCGCGCAGCGCGTGGACTGCTAGCGCTGCTGCCGGCCACGCCTCCCGCGTCCCTCGCGGGCATCTGCGATTCGCCGGGAACCTCGGCGCCAGCGGCGGCCCGAGGGGGTGTCGCCGGATGCGTCCGTGCCGGGGGCCTCTCCCACCTGGCGCAGGCACGCCGTCACTCTCCCGGCCACCGCCATGGCCTCCAGGCGCATCGCGGGAATCGCGGCGGCCTCCGGTGAACCGGGATGCAGGAGATCTCCAGCGTGATCGTAGCGATAGAAGCCCGCCCCGTCGGCCACATGCACGGCGAGGATGTCGCCATCGCGGATCTCCGGCGCCAGGACGGGCTGCACCAGCAGGAGATCACCGTCCTCGTATCCCAGCGCGCCCGCGTCGTCGCCGGAAACCCTTACGAAAAACGATCCCGCCGCACCCGCCAGGCGGCGGTCGATGGCGTAGGACTGCGGCGGCTCCGCCTCGCGGCCATCGCCGCGCCGTTGTGCGATCCGCGTGTAGCAGGGCACCGAGCGCGTCTCGGCGTTGAGGTCCAGGCCCACGATGCGCGCGCCTCGCGACCGGGACGGGTCGCGCTCCAGGTAGCCCTTCGCGGCGAGCGCCTTGAGGTGTTCGGAGACGGTCTTGGTGCTCTTAATGCCGAATTTCGCCCCGATCTCGCGAACCGACGGCTGGTAGGTGTGGCGACGCAGATAGGACTCCATGTAGTCCAGAATGCGGCGCTCAATCTCGTTTGGAGGTGGGAGCATGGACAGTGGTTCGGCGCGCCCGTCGATTCAGTTGGCTGGTCCGCCGACCGACTCCGCGGCAGACCGGAAAGGGAGAAATACTAGGCCGCGCAGCGGTGGAGAGCAAGCACGGAATCCCGTACTGCCATGGCCGCGCCCGCGCCTTCCCGCCACCTTGTCCGTGGCGCGTCGATCGGCAACCCTTTGATGGCATCCGATCATCGAAAATGTCCAGTTGGAAGATCGTTTCAGTGTGCCGTGGGGTACACCCTGCGGATGCCCTTGGCGCCACCTCGCACCGCGGACAACGGCCCGTAGAGCCAGCGAACCGAAGGAACACGGCCCATGAGCTTTTCGAAGACGACGCTGGGAGTCACGACCGTGGTGATCATCGTAGTCCTGCTCGGTGGGGGGATCTACCTGAGGCTGCGCCCCACCCCGGAGGAAGAGGACGCCGCAGCCTCTGCTGAAGCGACGACGCTCGAAGTGCCGGAAGCCTCGCTGGAGAGCTTCGCCCGGCGCGCGCAACCGGTCAGCGGGGCGCGCGTGCTGCGCGATACGCTCTGGATCCGCATCACGGCCTCCGGGGGCGCGGCCGCGTTTCGGCGCGCCACTCTCTCGGCTCGGGTTGCCGGCCAGGTGCGGGAGGTGCGGGTGCGCGAGAACGACCCGGTTGATTCCGACGCCTTCCTCATCCAGATCGATACCACCGAGTACGCGCTGGCGCTGGCGCGCGCCAACAGCGCCCTCACCCAGGCGCAGGCCGACTACGAACAGCTCGTGCTCTTCGACGACGAAATCGCCGATCCCGAAGTGCGGGCTGAGCGGGCGCGGGTCGCTCGCTCGCGAAGCGGGCTGAACGAGGCCACGTTGAACGTCCGCCAGGCGGAGCTGGAACTCTCGTGGACGCGCATCGGCGCTCCCTTCGCCGGGCGGGTCGCCGACCTTCGGGTCGTGCCGGGTCAGTTCGTGACCGAGGCCGAAGAACTGGTCACCGTCGTGGAGCTGGACCCGATCAAGGTCGAGGCCCAGGTGCTGGAGGGGGAGATCGGACTCCTGGAGGAGGGCCGGCGCGCCACGATGACCTTCGCCGCGTTCCCGGGCGAGACCTTCACCGGCACGGTGGAAACGATCAACCCGGTCATCGACCTCGAAACCCGCTCGGCACGCGTGACCGTGCTGCTCGCCAACCCCGGCGGCAGGATCAAGCCCGGGATGTACGCCAGCGTCTCGCTGGACGCGCAGCATTTCACGGAGCGCATCCTGGTTCCGCGCTCGGCCGTGCTGGAGCGCGACCGGCGCACCATGCTCTTCGTCTTCAACGAGGAGGAGGGGGAGATCGGCCGCACGGAGTGGCGCTACGTCACTACGGG is a window from the Gammaproteobacteria bacterium genome containing:
- a CDS encoding pseudouridine synthase, whose product is MTGPADAVTGPDRGERLQKFIARAGVASRRRAEALIVSGRVRVNGRTATVLGTRVRPEVDEVVVDGARVRPGPVRWVMLNKPAGFLTTRRDDRGRDTVYDLLPESLRGLIHVGRLDQATEGLLLFTNDGEVAHLLAHPRYRVEREYRARVTGTPSAAALRRLVSGVKLEDGVARARRARVLARDPPCAVLELVLTEGRKREVRRMCRAVGHPVRRLERVRFGPIRFRGLARGEWRELGKAEMAALEKLRASGS
- the scpB gene encoding SMC-Scp complex subunit ScpB, producing MNPAQVVEAILFSSDAPLTAEEIARADESLDEDVVAEAIAALGREYDDGERAFQLVEIAGGHQLLTRPEFAPYLERFDTVPRPARLSRPALETLAIVAYRQPVGRIEMEYIRGVNCAGVIRTLVDRDLIEVTGRGEGIGRPLLYGTTGHFLEHFGLQSLDELPRPAELPVVLREPGPLEVEPAEEQPAAE
- a CDS encoding segregation/condensation protein A produces the protein MALTPFDVAARERRELFVVALERFQGPLDLLLHLIRQQDIDIFDIPVATITDQFLKVVGGIGAEELEGAGEFVEMAAILIGIKARLLLPHRREEEDEDPRAELVRRLLEYEQVREISSRLEIMEARRMRRWAKGYVPPRPRPAPRDTPLDTTWDEVWEAALAVELPRPHVPPRVQTRLVSMEEKIALIRDRLRAVGRIEFSRLIGSWRARMHGVMTLLAGLELARRRQVRLRQTRPFAELWLYRRAASAVESENAGGEAA
- a CDS encoding site-2 protease family protein; this translates as MDILLLIPVLLLSIIVHEVAHAWVALREGDDTAYTLGRITLNPLPHIDLIGSILVPLGLYFMNAGFLFGWAKPVPVNPRKYHNYRGGDIRVSLAGIAANLILAVGFTLLAALLVKTAQVSGGALAGAMDVAVRIAELGILINLVLAFFNLVPIPPLDGSHVLYHLLPTRLGVAYRRLGRYGMLILLAVFFLFPGPFFSIVLAPVRFFMGAAQDFIDLWL
- the rpsT gene encoding 30S ribosomal protein S20, which encodes MPNVKSAIKRMNKSREQNARNRAKRSRLRTALKKVREATDAETAQTCFREAQVLLDRAATSRLLHPNAVARMKSALARQVNSLG
- a CDS encoding PQQ-dependent dehydrogenase, methanol/ethanol family, whose protein sequence is MTTSPTPQDRSARIPPALAFCCFLAIAVVFGLLFATSAATPQEWRHHGGNPAETYYSTLDQIDAANVAGLEVAWSWEIPKAGARIEATPLIADGVLYATGPFSVVFALDAATGDEIWRWDPGIPTEDRGGPRTCCGDVNRGAALHGDKVIAGLLDGRLVALNRADGSIAWSTQTTPPGSDYSVTGAPRVMGDIVVIGNAGAEYGVRGYVTAYDADTGEQLWRTYTVPGNPALGFESDAMRAAAETWTGEWWIVGGGGTVWDGMAADPDAGLLYIGTGNGSPWSRDNRSPGGGDNLYLSSILALDPADGALRWHYQTTPGDDWDYTATQPLMLLDLTIDGREREVIVQAPKNGFFYVIDRHTGEFISAEAFADDLTWATHVDPETGRPVETPEARYGKTGAVWLSPSPGGAHNWHPMSWNPETGLVYLPARNNISFFEKEEGFEYTAGVWNTGTVRGADAGPRPERPPLKGPANLLLAWDPAENREVWRVPAEGGHGGTVSTGGGLVFWGTGSRLVALDAHDGRELWATELDGRPGSPVTYSAGGRQYVVIGSGQASGRVLPRLWAFALPEGSAR
- a CDS encoding dihydroorotase, yielding MDATGDLLLLGGRVAECGGRVEGPADAQVVEAGGLVVAPGLIDVHVHLREPGGEHKETIATGARAAAAGGFTSVCAMPNTSPPIDDPASVGFVVAEGRRAGGARVYPLGAISVRQEGKRLAEIGEMVAAGAVGITDDGHPVMDSGLMRLALEYALPFGIPVADHPEDLGLSRDGSMNEGLVSARLGLVGKPNASEDIHIVRDLLLAELTGGRIHLQHVSTAWGVEAIRQAKARGVRATAEASPHHLILTEAAVEGYRTDAKMNPPLRTDADVAAVRAGLADGTLDVIATDHAPHHYDEKESAFDDAPFGIVGLETAVGLVLTHLVGEGVIDLPTAIERMSLSPARAFNLPGGTLVPGSVADVTLIDPARTWAVDPARFLSKSRNTPFSGLELTGKAVMTVVRGEVVWRDGG
- a CDS encoding aspartate carbamoyltransferase catalytic subunit, whose product is MSRSAAAAPALGKDLVGIEHLSARQITSILDTAEPFKEISERRIKKVPTLRGITIVNLFFEASTRTRISFEFAEKRLAADTVNIGASRSSVAKGETLVDTARNLEAMKIDMVVMRHWASGAARFLAERIPSSVINAGDGAHEHPTQALLDMLTLRDHLGAIAGRRVCIVGDVRHSRVARSNIFGLLTLGAEVGVCGPPTLIPPHMRELGVRIFHRVEEAIEWAHALNVLRLQLERMEAGFVPSLREYNRIWGVSRARLAAAPEPLLILHPGPMNRGVEIDSDVADGPHSVILEQVTNGVAVRMAVLYLLAGGRPEKAEAAKAEEVA
- the pyrR gene encoding bifunctional pyr operon transcriptional regulator/uracil phosphoribosyltransferase PyrR, yielding MREDAVGRAIARMAREILERNEGTERLALMGIHRRGVQIARLLQDEIERAAGVRVPRGSIDITLYRDDLMAIGPRPVIGESKLPPGGIDNRAVVVVDDVIFTGRTARAAMNELMDWGRASRIYYCALVDRAGRELPIQPDIVGRAVTVLPHQRVDVLVPDIDGVLGVDVVTTSPEAA